A stretch of DNA from Brevibacterium ihuae:
CGTCCTCGACCCCGTCGATCGTGATGCGCTCGGTGACGAACTTCTCGAGCGGCAGGCGCCCCTGGGTGTAGAGGTCGACGAGCATGGGGAAGTCGCGGTCGGGCAGGCAGTCGCCGTACCACGAGGACTTGAGCGAACCGCCCCGGCCGAACACGTCGAGCAGCGGCACACTGAGCTCCATCTCCGGCGTGGGGACGCCGACGAGTACGACCGTGCCGGCGAGGTCCCGGGCGTAGAACGCCTGGCGCCACGTCTCCGGGCGCCCCACCGCGTCGATGACGACATCCGCGCCGAACCCACCGGTGAGCTCCTGCACGGCCGCCACCACGCCGTCCTCGTCGAGGTCCTTCGACACGATCGTGTGGGTCGCGCCGAGGTCCTGCGCCGCGGCGAGCTTCTTCTCGTCGAAGTCGATCGCGATGATCGGCGAGGCGCCGGCGAGGTGGGAACCGGCGATCGCGGCATTGCCCACGCCGCCGCAGCCGATGACCGCCACGGACTTCCCGCGGGTCACCTGACCGGTGTTGATCGCGGCGCCGATGCCGGCCATGACTCCGCAGCCGAGCAGACCGACGACGGCCGGATCGGACTCGTCGACCTTCGTGCACTGGCCGGCCGCCACGAGCGTCTTCTCCGCGAAGGAGCCGATGCCGAGCGCCGCCTCGAGCTCGGTGCCGTCGGTGAGCGTCATCTTCTGGGTCGCATTGTGGGTGTCGAAGCAGTACCAGGGCTCGCCGCGGCGGCAGGCGCGGCAGTCGCCGCAGATCGCGCGCCAGTTGAGGACGACGAAGTCGCCCACCTCGACCGAATCGACGCCCTCACCCACCTCGGCGACGACGCCGGCGGACTCGTGGCCGAGGAGGAACGGGTAGTCGTCGCTGATCCCGCCCTCGCGGTAGTGGAGGTCGGTGTGGCAGACGCCGCAGGACTTGACGTCGACGACGACCTCGCCGGGTCCGGGATCGGGGATGACGATGTCGGTGACCTCGACCGGCTCCCCCTTCGCCTTCGCGACGACTCCCTTGACTGTGGTGGGCATGGGGCCTCCCGTTCACGCGCGCATGCGCGGTCGATGATGTGTCTGTCGCCAGTCTAGGGGCCGTGGGAGGGGCGCGGAAGGTGCGGAGCCGAGGCGCACTGGTGAGGGGGCGCGGAAGGTGCGGTGACCGCCGGACGGGAGTGGGCGCCACGACGGCGAGGAGGGCAACGTGTCAACAGATGTTGACGAACGACAGCTGTCAACATATATTGACAGCATGGCAGATCGAACGCTCACCGCCGTCGCCGGCGACACCGCGGACCCGATCCGGGGTCTGCGGGCGGTCGCTGAGCTGCGGACCCTCACCGACTCCCTCGAGCTCGCGCAGGTCGAGTCCGCCCTCGGGCAGGGCATGACCTGGCAGCAGATCGCCGATGCGCTCGGCGTGTCCAAGCAGGCGGTTCACCGCAAGTACCGTTCGCGGGTCGCCCCCGCACTCCTCAGACGATCCGGAGGCAAGAGATGAACTCCTTCAACCGTGCGATGTCCATCAGCGGCGCGGCCTGGTTCGAGACCATGCGCGAGCACCGTGCCGAGCTCGACATCGAGCATCTGCTCCTCGGCCTCCTCGGCGCCGGCGGCGGACCGGCCCAGACCCTCGCCGCGCACGGCGTCACCCTCGCGCGTGCCCGTCGGGCGGTGACCGCGGTGAGGGCCGAGCGTCTGGGCGACATCGGCATCGACCCCACCACTGTGCCCGTCCGCGACGTCCGCGACATGGCGGGGCTCACCGCCCGCGAGGTGGGGGACCTGCCGATGTCCCGAGCGGCCCGGGAGGTGCTGTCCCAGGGTCCCGGCTGGAACCCGTTCTCCTTCGGGGAGCGCCGCCGACGGCGACGCCTCCGGGGCGCCGACTTCGAGACCGGGATCCTCCGCGATCTCCTCGCCGAGCCCTCCGGCCGGATCGCTGCGATCATCGAACACTGCGGGGCATCGGTCGCAGCACTCCGGGCCGATGCGACGGGCGGACCCGTGAGCGGGACCGGGCGCGGCGTTCGTCGCGCGTCCCCCGCGGTCCCGCGTCCGGCGCGGGTGCTGCCTGGGTGTTGGCCCGGCGGCGAACCCGCCGCGGCGATCGCGCAGAGCCACTTCGTGTCCGCCGACCCCTCGCGCGTCCGGGCCGTTCTCGAGGACCCCGAGCAGATCCGGCGGATCGTCGGCGGCGGAGGCGTCTTCCGCGTCGACCGGCAGCCCGACCCGCTGGGGGCCATCGCCTGGAGGGTGGTCTTCAGCGGCGAGGAGGTCGACGGAAAGGTCCCCGGTCCGGCCGATCAGGTCACCGGCTACGAGCGCTTCGAGCTCATGCCGGTCCCCGGCGGGACGGTCGTGCTCTACGAGACCGCGCGGCGCACCTACGGCCGCACCGCGCGGCTGTGGGCGCTCGTCGCCCGGTACAGCCTCCGCTTCGCGCCCCGGCACCGGCTCCTGCTCCTGTCCGACGCCTGCGCGCGCGGCGAGGACGAGTAGTCGTGCGCGCGGTGCGGGCCGGCGCCGGGCCCCGGCATGTGCCTCGGGCCCGGACCGCCCGCAGGGACCTGTCCGCGGTTCTCGCTAGACTCTGACCGTGACCATTCAGCTGTACAACACCGCGACCCGCACCCTCGAACCCTTCCGCCCGGTGGCCGAGGGCCGGGCCGGGATCTACGTGTGCGGAGCCACGGTGCAGGGCGCGCCCCATATCGGGCACATGCGGTCGGCCGTGGTGTTCGACCAGCTGCGCCGCTGGCTCGGGTACCGCGGGTACGACGTCACCCTCGTCCGCAACGTCACCGACATCGACGACAAGATCCTCAGCAAGTCGGTCGACGAGGGCCGGACGTGGTGGGCGCACGCCTACCACTACGAGCAGTCCTTCACCGAGGCCTACGACCGGATGGGTGTGCTCCGGCCCACCTACGAGCCCCGGGCCACCGGCCACATCACCGAGATGATCGAGCTCATCTCCCGCCTCCTCGACGCGGGCTTCGCCTACGAGGCGCTCGACGGCTCCGGCGACGTGTACTTCGCCGCGGGCAGCTGGCCGGAGTACGGCGGGCTCACCAACCAGCGGCTCGAGGACATGGCCGACGCCGCCGACGCCCCGCTGCGCGGGAAGCGCGACCCCCGCGACTTCGCGCTGTGGAAGGCCCACAAGTCCGAGGACCCGGACACCGCCTCGTGGCCGACCCCGTGGGGCCGCGGCCGGCCGGGCTGGCACATCGAGTGCTCGGCGATGTCGACGAAGTACCTCGGCGCCGAGTTCGACATCCACGGCGGCGGCCTCGACCTCCGGTTCCCGCATCATGAGAACGAGAAGGCGCAGTCCCAGGCGGCCGGCGACGCCTTCGCCCGGGTGTGGATGCACTCCGGGCTGCTCAACGTCGGCGGGGACAAGATGTCGAAGTCGCTCGGCAACTCGATCTTCGCCCACGAGCTGTTCGACCGCTTCCCGGCGATCACCGTGCGCTACTTCCTCTCCACCGCCCACTACCGCTCGGTGCTCGAGTTCTCCGAGCAGCTCGTCGGCCAGCAGGGGGCGGCGCTCGACCGCTTCGCGAACTTCCTCATCCGCGCCCGCCAGGCGCTCGGGGATGCGGCGCCCTCGGTGCCGGACGCCCGCCGCGGCTATGCCGAGCGGACGGTCGACGTGCCCGCCGCCTTCGCCTCGGCGATGGACGACGACCTCGCGATCCCGCGCGCCCTCGCCGTCGCCTTCGAACGGGTGAGCGAGGGGTATCGGCTCCTCGACGCGGCGGGATCCGCGCCGTCCGAATCGGATTCGGTCGCGCTCGTGCGCCTCGTCGCGGAGATCGAGCTCATGCTCGACATCCTCGGGGTCAACCCGACGGCCGCGAACTGGGCGGGCGCTGCGGGCGGAGACGACTCCGCGAACCGTGCGCTCGACGCCCTCGTCTCCGAGCTCGCCGCCGAAAGGCTCGCGGCCAAGGGGGAGAAGGACTACGCTCGGGCGGATGCGATCCGCGATCGTCTGAGTGCTGCGGGCATCGCGATCGAGGACACCCCGGGCGGCTTCCGCTGGTCGCTGGCGGACTGACCCCAGACGCACCCATCCGCTCCCACGTCGACAGACAGGAACACCGAAATGCCACCGAAGTCACGCGGCGGAGCCGTCCGCCGGGCCGGCAAGGGCCCCCGGAAGGGGACCGGCGGCCAGGGCAAGCGCAAGCTCGAGGGCAAGGGGCCCACCCCGCGCGCCGAGGACCGCGTCTACCACAAGGCGCATAAGGAGGCCCAGGCGAAGAAGGCGCGGCAGACCGCGCAGGCCAAGCGCAAGAAGCGCGAGGTCGGTGCCGACGTGGTGGCCGGGCGCAACTCCGTGCTCGAGGCGCTCCGCGCCGGAGTGCCGGCGACGGCGCTCTACGTGGCCCAGCGGATCGACTCCGACGACCGCGTCAGGGAATCGATCGCGCTCGCGGCCGAGCGGGGCATCGCACTCCTCGAGGCGAGCCGGCCGGACCTCGACCGCCTCACCGACGACGCGATCCACCAGGGGCTCGCGCTCCAGGTCCCGCCGTACGAGTACTCCCACCCCGACGACCTCCTCGCGCTCGCTGCGGAGCGCTTCGAGACCCCGCTGCTCGTCGCTCTCGACGGGGTGACCGATCCGCGCAACCTCGGGGCCATCGTCCGCTCGACCGCCGCGTTCGGCGGGCACGGGGTCATCATCCCCGAGCGCCGCTCGGCGAGCATGACCGCGGCGGCCTGGAAGACCTCGGCCGGGGCCGCCTCGCGCATCCCGGTGGCGCGCGTGGTCAACCTCGCGCGCTCGATCCAGGACCTCAAGAAGCAGGGGGTCTTCGTCCTCGGGCTCGACATGGACGGCGACGTCGAGCTCCCCGCCCTCGAGCTCGCGACCGCCCCGGTGTGCATCGTCGTCGGTTCCGAGGGCAAGGGCGTGTCCCGCCTCGTCGGCGACCTGTGCGATCAGATCGTGTCGATACCGATCCAGGCGAGCACCGAATCGCTCAACGCCGGCATCGCGGCAGCCGTCACCCTCTACGAGGTCGCTCGCACCCGCGCCCGGCAGGGCTGACCCGGGCGCCGAGGGTAGGGCCCCTCGGCACCCGCGTCCGGTGTGATCAGCGCACGTCGCGCGGGGGCACCGGGTCGGCACCGGCAGCCGTTCCGTCCGCGGCGGCACCCTGCTTGGGCAGGGCGCCGAGCGACACGGTGATGATCGCGGCCATGATCATCGCTCCCGAGATCACCCACATGCCCGCAGTCTGCGAGCCGGTCGCGTCGGCGAGGAAGCCGGTGATGTACGGGGCGAAGAAGCCCGAGGCGTTGCCCACGGAGTTGATGAGCGCCACGCCCGCGGCCGCGGCCACGCCGGAGAGGAACGCGGTGGGCAGGGGCCAGAACGTCGCGAGCGAGCCCATGACGCCGCACGCGAAGATCGACACGCACACCATCGCAAGGAACGGCGAACCGACGTAGGCCGTGATCGGGATGGTGATCGCGGCGACGATCGACGGAGCGGCGACGTGCCACACGCGCTCGCCGGTGCGGTCGCCGTGGCGGGCCCAGAAGATCATGAACACCGCGGCGAAGGTGAAGGGCACCGCGGTGAGCAGACCCTTCTCCCAGATCGAGTACTCGACGCCGAACCGCTCCTGGAAGCCCTCGATGATCGTCGGCAGGAAGAAGCTGATGGCGTAGAGGCCGTAGACCACGCCGAAGTACACGAACGCGAGGGCCCACACGCGGCCGGCGGTGAGCGACCTGCGCAGCGGCACGTGGTACTTCGCGGCGGTCTCCGACTCCTCGCGCTCCATCTCCGCCTGCAGCCACTGCCGCTCATCGGGGGCGAGCCACTTCGCGTCCTGCGGCCGGTCGGTGAGGAAGAACCAGCAGATGATGCCGAGGAGGATCGCGGGCAGGCCCTCGATGAGGAACATGAACCGCCAGCCGGACATGCCCCACAGCAGCTGGTCGCCGTGCTCGATGAGGAGCGCGGACACCGGGGCGCCGATGACGCTCGACAGCGGGATCGCGACCATGAAGTATGCGACGGCCTTGGCGCGCTCGGACTTGGGGAACCAGAACGTCAGGTAGAGGATGATGCCCGGGAAGAAGCCGGCCTCGGCGATGCCGAGGAGGAACCGGAGGATGATGAGCCACCACTCGCCGGAGATGCCGGCCCAGCTGTCGGTCGGCACGAACGCCATGAGCGCGGCGATCGCACCCCAGGTGACGAGGATGCGGGCGATCCAGCGGCGTGCGCCGAACCGGTGGAGGGCGAGGTTCGACGGCACCTCGAGGAGGAGGTAGCCGGCGAAGAAGACGCCCGAGGCCAGACCGAACATCGTCTGGGTGAGACCGAGCTCGTCATTCATCCCGTTCGGGCCGGCGAAGCCGATGTTCGTCCGGTCGAGGTAGTTGATGAAGTAGAGGAGCCCGAGGAACGGGGTCAGCCGGAGGGCGACCTTGCGCAGGGTCCGCTTGCGCAGCTCGGCATCGTGCGCCGGGCCTGCGGAAGCGGCGGGGGAGGACGAGGACACCGGAGTTCCTTCCTGGGGGGACGATCGACCGTCGACGATGACGATGCGATCGGGTGACCTTGCAAGTTCTACACCCGCGCCCCCGGAGTGTCCACTGGTGAGCGTCGTGTCGTCTCATATGACGGGACACAGGTGACCTGCGGGTAACTTTCGGCGGGGTGGGTGCGACCCGGATCGTGCAGCGGGTTTCGGCTCCCGGCCGACGGGCCCTCACCGGGTGCCGGCACCCGCCCTCGCATCACACGCGGGGGGAGAACCGCCCGTCCTGCGCCATCCAGCCGCCGTCGACGACGAGCGAGTGTCCGGTGACGAAGCTCGAGGCGTCGGAGGCGAGGAACAGCACCGGGCCGGCGATCTCGTGGAGGATGCCCCAGCGGCCCACGGCGGTCTTGTCCGCGTACGCGTTCCACCACTCCTCGTCGGACTTGATCTGCGCGGTGAGCGGGGTCTCGAACGGCCCCGGCAGGATCGAATTGACCCGCACGCCGGAGGGCCCGAGCTCGCTCGCGAGCGCCTTCGTCAGCTGCACGACCCCGGCCTTGGCGGCGGCGTACAGCCCCTGACCGGGCTCGACGACAAGAGCGCGGAACGAGGCGAAGGTGATGATCGATCCCCGGCCGCGCTCGGCCATCTGCGCGCCGAACCCGCGCATGAGGCGGTAGGTGCCCTTGAGGTTGATGTCGATGACCCGGTCGAACTCCTCGTCCGTGGTGGTGAGCATCCGCTTGCGGATGTTGAGACCGGGCGTCATGACGAGGGCGGCGGCATCGGAGTGGGCGGCGACGAGCGCCTCGACGGACTCCGTCGACGTGACGTCGATCGCTGCGGCCTCGGCGGTGCCTCCGCGGCCGGCGATGATGTCGACCGTCTCCGCGGCGCCGGTCTCGTCGAGGTCGGCGCACACGACCCGGGCGCCGGCGTCGGCGAGGCCGAGCGCGGTGGCCCGGCCGAGGCCCGAGGCGGCGCCGACGACGACCGCGGTGGTGCCGGACAGGTCGAACTGACCGGGGATGGAGGGGAAGTCGGCTGCTGCGCTCATGATCGGCCTTTCATCGGGGTGCGTGTCTGCACGGGTCGGTGCGGGCGATGGTCCGTGCGGGTGGTGGTCTCTCCACGTGACTGTATCGCTCCTCGGCCGATTCGGGGCGGCATGATTCCGACCGGTGCAGGTCTCCTCGGGAGGAACAGGGATGAGTCGTCTTCGGGATGAACAGGGATGAGCCCTCCTGCGGACTGCGGCTCCTCCGATCCATGCGGCGGACGCACCCTTCCGGGAACCTCGGCGTCTGCGGGCCGTGTGTGCAACGAGTCGAGATTGCGGCAGGTTGGGAGAGCGGCACGCAGTCGAAACTGCAATGGATTGCGGATTCGTTCTCAGGAACCTTCGGAAATTGCACTCTCGGGGGAGGTGGGGTCGGCGCTGCGGATGGCCTGCAGGGCCTCGGTGCTCGGCTCGCGGAGATAGGACTCCTCGCGACGGTGGTGAGGAAGCACAGTCTCGACGTAGGACCGGATCGCCTCCGGGGTGGACACGTCGCGCCCGGCGTTCTCCGACATGTACCACCGGTGGTCGAGGAACTCGTGGAACAGCTGCGCGGGCTCGAGCCGCTGGGCGGAATCCGCGGGCAGCGTGTCGACCACGGGACGGTACACATCGGCCATCCATGCCTCGGCGGAGGCGAGCTCGTCCGCATCGGCCAGGCCCGTGGCCATCCGGTAGCTGTCGAGGTCGTTGAGCATTCGGCGCGCCTGGTTGTCCTGTGCTCCGATCCCGGTGAGCCGCCGCAGCCGGCGGGTGTGGTGCCCGGGTTCGACGACCTTCGGCTCGATCCGGGTGGTGACCCCGTCGAGGTCGGTCGTCACGGTGAGTTCGCCGAGGTCGAAGCCGAGGTCGTTGAGCCGCCGCACCCGGTCGTCCATCCGCCAGCGCTCGTCCTCGCGGAACTCCTCGCTGCCGGTGAGCTCCTGCCACAGCGCGCGGTAGCGCTCGAGCAGCCGGGTGCTCACCGCGAGAGGGTCGACCGAGGCGTCGACGAGCTCGCCGGCCTGGAGGTCGAGGAAGTCGCCGGCGATGTTCGTCCGCGCGATCTCGAGATCGTGCTCGCGCTGGCCGTCGGACAGCGAGAGGTGGAGCTCCCCGGTCTCCGCATCGACGAGGTAGGCGGCGAAGGCGTCGGCATCGCGCCGGAACAGCGCGTTCGACAGGGACACGTCGCCCCAGAAGAACCCGGCGAGGTGGAGGCGGACGAGGAGGACGGCGAGGGCGTCGACGAGGCGGTCGGCGACGGCCGCTGCGAGGTCCTGGCTGAACAGCGCGCGATACGGCAGCGAGTAGCGCAGGTGCGGGGTGAGCAGCGCACCGGGCAGGTGCTCGCCCTCAGGGGTGCACCGTTCGGTGACGTGGCCGAGCGGGGCGACCGCGGGCACGTCGAGCCGGACGAGCGCGCGGAGCATCTCGTGCTCGCGCTCGGCCACCGGGTCCTCGGTCTCCTTGACGGCGACGACCTCGCCGGCGAGCTCGACGAACCGCACGACATGCCGGGAGATGCCGCGCGGCAGGCCGACGAGCAGATCCTTGGGCCAGTCGGCCACCGGGGTGCGCCACGGCAGGGTCGCGATCGCGCTGCCCAGGCGTTCGGCGGTGATGAACATGGAGCCATCATCGCAGGATCGGGCCGTCGCGTCCGGGGTGCGGGCGCGATCCCGGGTCTCAGATCCGGCGGGAGAGCTCCTCGGGGGAGTGCACCCCGACGACGCGGCCCTTCTCGAGCAGCGCGATCCGGTCCGCCACCGCCACCGCGTCCTCCGCGGACTTCGTGGCGTAGAGCGTGGTGATGCCGAGGTCCTGCTGCAGGGTCCGGATCTGATCGCGGGTGGTGTCGTGGACGGCGGGGGCGAGGTTGGCGAGCGGCTCGTCCATGACGAACACCCGCGGGTTGCGCACGAGGGCGCGGGCGAGCGCGACCTTCTGGCGCTGCAGGCCGTCGAGATCGTCGTGCCGGGCGCGGAGCACCGCGCCGAGCCCCAGCCGGGCCGCCGCATCGCTCACCCGCCGGTCGATCTCGTCCTCGCTGATCCCGCTGAGCCGGAGCGCGAAGCCCATGTTCTCCGCCACGTCCATGTGGGGGTAGAGCGCGTAGTTCTCGAACGCCATCGTGACGTCGCGATCGCCCGGCGGCACCGTCGTGACGTCCTGGCCGTCGATCTCGATCGTCCCCCGCGAGGGTCGCTCGGTGCCGTGGATCATCCGCAGGATCGTCGACTTGCCGCTGCCGGCGGGTCCGAGGAGGACGAGGAACTCGCCGTCGTGGACGCGGAACGACACCCCGTCGACCGCGGCGGTCGAGGTCGCCGGGTAGCGGTGGCTGACATCGGTCAGGGTGACCGTGGACATGCGGGCGGGTCTCCTCACAGGGTGGCTGATGCTCTCGATCCTATCGGAGCCGAACCCCATCGTTGCAGGTGGCCGGGGGTGCAGGATGGTCCGGGGGAGGGCTGTCGGGTCCACCGTAGGATAGGCGCATGAGAGTTCGCCTGGAAGACGTCGCGGCCGCCGCCGAGGTCTCCGTCACCACGGTGTCACGGGTGCTCTCCGGGCGCGGCACGGTCGCCGCGGCCACGCGCGAGCGGGTGCACCGCGCACTCGAGAGGGTGGGCTACACGCGCTCGACGCTGCTGCGGCCGAGCCCCGCCCGGCTCGTCGTCGTCGGGGCGCCCGAGGCCCCCGAGCACTGGCAGCTCGATGTGTGCAACGGGGTGGCCGACCGGCTCCAGGCCGAGGGCCTCCTCACCGCCCCGGTGTTCCTCGGTTCCGACCTCGCCGACGTCCGCGCCTGCATCGCCGCCGGTGCCGCAGCGGTGGTGACCCCGACCTTCACCGAGCTCGACGTCGACGTCCCGGTGGTGCGCTTCGCCGAGGCGGCGGTCCGGGCCGAGGCGCCCCGGCCGGCCGGCGGGACGCGGGTCGGCGGCGAATGGGTCGCCGCCCACATCGACCTCACCGGCGGCCTCACCCTCGCCTTCGAGCACCTGAGCGCGCTCGGGCACCGGCGGATCGGCCTCGTGTGCAACGAATCCGGCGCGCTCGCCCGGCAGCTCGAGGAGCGCTTCCTCGCCGAGCACCCGGTGCGCGGCCTCACCTCGCGCCTCGACGAATGGATCGCCGCGGTGCCCAAGTCGTACTCCGGCGGGATCGAGGCGGCGACCCGCCTGCGCGACGCCACGTGCACCGCGCTCATCGTGCAGAGCGCGCTCCAGCTCTACGGGGTCTTCGCCGCGATGCGGCAGCGCCGGCTCGTCGTCCCGCGCGACCTCTCGGTGGTGGGCTTCGGCGACTCGTCGACGATGCGCTACACCGCGCCGCCGGCCACCGTGCTCGGCCTCGACAACCCGGGGATGACCCAGGCCCTCGTCGCCGGGGTCCGCACCGTGCTCGACCTGCCGGGCGAGGGGATGCGCTCGGTGCCGCCGACCTACCGGCCCCGGCTGCTCGCCCGCGCGTCGACCGCGGCGGCCCGCTCATGATGCGCACGGACGTCTCCCTCAACCGGATCGCGGAGCTGTCGGGTCTCTCCGCCTCGACGGTATCCCGGGTGCTCCGCGACCGCCCCGGGGTCTCCGCGGAGGCCCGGCGGGCGGTCGAGGTGGCGCTCCGCACGCTCGGCGTCGCGAGCGCCCTGCCGGAGGACTCGCCCGCCGTCGTCGCGGTGGTTCAGGCCGAGGTCACCGGCGCCGACGTCGACCCCTTCGAGACCCTCTACCTCGAGACCGTCCGTCGGATCTACCGGGTGGGCAAGGTCGCGCTGCGGGTGACGACCGGGCCCGAGCTCCCCTCGCCAGCGACCCGGCTCCAGGAGTTCGGGGTGGCCGGCGCGGTGGTGCTCGGCGGGCAGTCGGCCGGGCCGGAGGCCAAGCGCCTCGCGGCGCTCAACGTCCCGGTCGTCCGGGTGTCGAACGCCCGCCACGAAGGCACCGGCCAGATCGTCCTCGATGCCTCGCAGGGCATTGACACCGCGGTGAGGCACCTCGTCCACCTGGGACACCGGCGGATCGGCATCGCGGTGCCGGAGGACTCCGCGGCTGCGAACCGGGTGGCCGCCTACCGGCGGTCGATGGCGGACCTCCTCCACATCGCGGCGACCCGGGACCAGGCTCCGGTGGCGCAGGCCGGCCCGGGCATCCTCGCCGGAGCGCAGGCCGCGGACGGTCTGCTCCGCGCGAACTGCTCGGCGGTCATCAGCTGCTCGCCCGCGCTGACATTCGGGGTGCTCGAATCGGCGCGCCGCCTCGGCCTCGACGTGCCGCAGGACCTCTCGCTCCTCACCGTGGGGGAGATGCCCGACGCCGATGTCGTCCACCCTCCGCTCTCGCAGGTGACCTTCGACTGGGGCCGGCTCGCGCAGACGGCGATCAGCGAGCTCGAGCGGCTCATGGCCGGCGCGGGTACGCTCCCGGACTACTCGGTGGCCCCGGAGCTCGTGCTCCGCTCCTCCGAGCTGCCGGTCCGCACGCGGTAGTCACCGCTCGGTGGGTCAGTGCCGGCTGGGTCCGCACTCGTGGGGCCGGCGACCGAGGGGCCATCACCCGCGGGCCGCTCCGTCGGCGGGAGCCTCAGCTGCCGGCGAGGGCGGCGGAGCGCTCCGCGGCGAGCCGGGTGAGGAGCGCGGCGACCGCCTCGGGCGAGGCGATCCGCGCGCGGGCGCACGTGTCCGCGGTGCCGACCCGGATGCTCAGGCCCTCATAGCCGCCCTCCCGGCGGGCATCGAGGTGGGCGAAGGCGTCCTCGTCGGTGGTGTCGTCGCCGATGTAGAGCGCGGCCGTCGCCCCGGTGTGGTCGATCATGAGGTCGAGGCCGTCGCCCTTGGTGTGCATCCGCACCCCGAACTCGATCATGTCGTGGCCGTCGAGCGAGCGCAGCTCGGGGTTGTCCTCGGCGAACCGGCGGAGTTCGGCGGCGAAGAACTCGGTGCGCTCCGGCGAGCAGCCGCGGGTGTGGAAGGTCCGGCCGAGCGGCTTGCGCTCGACGCGCAGCTCGCCGTGCCCGGTATCCGGCGTGGCGGCGGTGATCCGCTCGAACTCCGCGTCGAGCGCGTCGAGCAGGGTGCGCTCCGCCGGCGTGGGCGCGGCGGAGTAGCGGTACGGGTCGGCGGGGTCGGCCGAGGCCTCGGTACCGCCGCTGAGGTCCTGCTCGACGCCGTGCGAGCCGACGAAGAGCACCGGGCCGGGTGCCCGGCTCAGCTCCTTGAGCGCGGCGACGTCGCGCCCGGAGATGTAGCCGACAGCGGTCTCCGGCAGGGCGGCGAGCGCCTCGACCGCCTCCGCCGACTCCGGCACCGGGGCCGAGGTCGCCGGATCGTCCTGGAGAGGCGCAATGACCCCGTCGAAGTCGAGGGCGACGAGGAGCCGCCGGGTGCGGGCGAGCGCCCGGATGTCGACGTCGGCGGGATCCTGCAGGGGCGGGCAGAGCCCGGGACCGGACGCCGCGGTCATCGGCGGCGCTCCTCCGGCTCGGTGGGCTCGGGCGGCTCCTTCGCCTCGGCGGCCTCCCAGCGGCGCATGTCCTTGTCGTCGTCGAGCGCCTCGAGCGTGTCGAG
This window harbors:
- a CDS encoding S-(hydroxymethyl)mycothiol dehydrogenase; protein product: MPTTVKGVVAKAKGEPVEVTDIVIPDPGPGEVVVDVKSCGVCHTDLHYREGGISDDYPFLLGHESAGVVAEVGEGVDSVEVGDFVVLNWRAICGDCRACRRGEPWYCFDTHNATQKMTLTDGTELEAALGIGSFAEKTLVAAGQCTKVDESDPAVVGLLGCGVMAGIGAAINTGQVTRGKSVAVIGCGGVGNAAIAGSHLAGASPIIAIDFDEKKLAAAQDLGATHTIVSKDLDEDGVVAAVQELTGGFGADVVIDAVGRPETWRQAFYARDLAGTVVLVGVPTPEMELSVPLLDVFGRGGSLKSSWYGDCLPDRDFPMLVDLYTQGRLPLEKFVTERITIDGVEDAFAKMGRGEVLRSVVEFR
- a CDS encoding Clp protease N-terminal domain-containing protein → MNSFNRAMSISGAAWFETMREHRAELDIEHLLLGLLGAGGGPAQTLAAHGVTLARARRAVTAVRAERLGDIGIDPTTVPVRDVRDMAGLTAREVGDLPMSRAAREVLSQGPGWNPFSFGERRRRRRLRGADFETGILRDLLAEPSGRIAAIIEHCGASVAALRADATGGPVSGTGRGVRRASPAVPRPARVLPGCWPGGEPAAAIAQSHFVSADPSRVRAVLEDPEQIRRIVGGGGVFRVDRQPDPLGAIAWRVVFSGEEVDGKVPGPADQVTGYERFELMPVPGGTVVLYETARRTYGRTARLWALVARYSLRFAPRHRLLLLSDACARGEDE
- a CDS encoding MFS transporter, giving the protein MSSSSPAASAGPAHDAELRKRTLRKVALRLTPFLGLLYFINYLDRTNIGFAGPNGMNDELGLTQTMFGLASGVFFAGYLLLEVPSNLALHRFGARRWIARILVTWGAIAALMAFVPTDSWAGISGEWWLIILRFLLGIAEAGFFPGIILYLTFWFPKSERAKAVAYFMVAIPLSSVIGAPVSALLIEHGDQLLWGMSGWRFMFLIEGLPAILLGIICWFFLTDRPQDAKWLAPDERQWLQAEMEREESETAAKYHVPLRRSLTAGRVWALAFVYFGVVYGLYAISFFLPTIIEGFQERFGVEYSIWEKGLLTAVPFTFAAVFMIFWARHGDRTGERVWHVAAPSIVAAITIPITAYVGSPFLAMVCVSIFACGVMGSLATFWPLPTAFLSGVAAAAGVALINSVGNASGFFAPYITGFLADATGSQTAGMWVISGAMIMAAIITVSLGALPKQGAAADGTAAGADPVPPRDVR
- the cysS gene encoding cysteine--tRNA ligase; this encodes MTIQLYNTATRTLEPFRPVAEGRAGIYVCGATVQGAPHIGHMRSAVVFDQLRRWLGYRGYDVTLVRNVTDIDDKILSKSVDEGRTWWAHAYHYEQSFTEAYDRMGVLRPTYEPRATGHITEMIELISRLLDAGFAYEALDGSGDVYFAAGSWPEYGGLTNQRLEDMADAADAPLRGKRDPRDFALWKAHKSEDPDTASWPTPWGRGRPGWHIECSAMSTKYLGAEFDIHGGGLDLRFPHHENEKAQSQAAGDAFARVWMHSGLLNVGGDKMSKSLGNSIFAHELFDRFPAITVRYFLSTAHYRSVLEFSEQLVGQQGAALDRFANFLIRARQALGDAAPSVPDARRGYAERTVDVPAAFASAMDDDLAIPRALAVAFERVSEGYRLLDAAGSAPSESDSVALVRLVAEIELMLDILGVNPTAANWAGAAGGDDSANRALDALVSELAAERLAAKGEKDYARADAIRDRLSAAGIAIEDTPGGFRWSLAD
- the rlmB gene encoding 23S rRNA (guanosine(2251)-2'-O)-methyltransferase RlmB; amino-acid sequence: MPPKSRGGAVRRAGKGPRKGTGGQGKRKLEGKGPTPRAEDRVYHKAHKEAQAKKARQTAQAKRKKREVGADVVAGRNSVLEALRAGVPATALYVAQRIDSDDRVRESIALAAERGIALLEASRPDLDRLTDDAIHQGLALQVPPYEYSHPDDLLALAAERFETPLLVALDGVTDPRNLGAIVRSTAAFGGHGVIIPERRSASMTAAAWKTSAGAASRIPVARVVNLARSIQDLKKQGVFVLGLDMDGDVELPALELATAPVCIVVGSEGKGVSRLVGDLCDQIVSIPIQASTESLNAGIAAAVTLYEVARTRARQG
- a CDS encoding SDR family NAD(P)-dependent oxidoreductase; translation: MSAAADFPSIPGQFDLSGTTAVVVGAASGLGRATALGLADAGARVVCADLDETGAAETVDIIAGRGGTAEAAAIDVTSTESVEALVAAHSDAAALVMTPGLNIRKRMLTTTDEEFDRVIDINLKGTYRLMRGFGAQMAERGRGSIITFASFRALVVEPGQGLYAAAKAGVVQLTKALASELGPSGVRVNSILPGPFETPLTAQIKSDEEWWNAYADKTAVGRWGILHEIAGPVLFLASDASSFVTGHSLVVDGGWMAQDGRFSPRV